One Ananas comosus cultivar F153 linkage group 1, ASM154086v1, whole genome shotgun sequence DNA window includes the following coding sequences:
- the LOC109712590 gene encoding hevamine-A-like, whose amino-acid sequence MATLPFFLLLTLSALLPASHGRGDIAVYWGQDSREGTLAEACATGLYSYVMIAFLNVFGAGRTPALNLAGHCDASYPGSCAFIGGHVKACQSRNVKVFLALGGAVGSYSLSSSEDAQGVADYLWNSFLGGSSGSRPFGNAAVLDGIDLAIVMGKPDHYDNLAKHLNQHFSTSTSKYYLSAAPQCPYPDKLLGSALNTGLFQFAWVQFYNNPPCEYSARNVQEFKSAWIEWSSSNHIDAVYLGLPAAPNASGSGYVPPAKLVNDVLPIVQGASRYGGIMLWSRYFDIINNYSSNIHKYVATEFSSFAE is encoded by the coding sequence ATGGCCACCCTCCCATTCTTCCTCCTGCTAACACTCTCTGCCCTGCTGCCCGCCTCCCACGGCCGCGGCGACATCGCCGTATACTGGGGCCAGGACAGCCGCGAGGGCACCCTCGCCGAAGCGTGCGCCACCGGTCTCTACTCCTACGTGATGATCGCCTTCCTCAACGTCTTCGGTGCCGGCCGGACCCCCGCCCTCAACCTCGCCGGCCACTGCGACGCTTCCTACCCCGGCAGCTGCGCCTTTATCGGCGGCCATGTCAAAGCCTGCCAGAGCAGGAACGTCAAAGTCTTCCTCGCCCTCGGCGGCGCTGTCGGCAGCTACTCCCTTTCGTCCTCCGAGGACGCGCAGGGCGTCGCTGACTACCTGTGGAACAGCTTCCTCGGCGGGTCGTCGGGCTCCCGACCCTTCGGCAATGCCGCCGTCCTCGACGGCATCGACCTCGCCATCGTGATGGGGAAACCTGACCACTACGACAACCTGGCGAAGCACCTGAACCAGCACTTCTCGACGTCGACGTCGAAGTACTATCTCTCCGCGGCGCCGCAGTGCCCGTACCCGGACAAACTTCTCGGGTCAGCGCTCAACACCGGGCTGTTCCAGTTCGCGTGGGTGCAGTTCTACAACAACCCGCCGTGCGAGTACTCGGCACGCAACGTCCAGGAGTTCAAGAGTGCGTGGATCGAGTGGTCGAGCTCGAACCACATCGACGCCGTGTACCTGGGACTCCCAGCGGCCCCCAATGCCTCCGGCAGCGGGTACGTTCCGCCTGCCAAGCTCGTCAACGACGTGCTCCCCATAGTGCAGGGGGCGTCCAGGTACGGCGGGATCATGCTGTGGAGTAGGTACTTCGACATCATCAATAACTACAGCAGCAACATCCACAAGTATGTAGCTACAGAATTTAGCTCTTTCGCAGAATAG